From a single Buteo buteo chromosome 14, bButBut1.hap1.1, whole genome shotgun sequence genomic region:
- the MLNR gene encoding LOW QUALITY PROTEIN: motilin receptor (The sequence of the model RefSeq protein was modified relative to this genomic sequence to represent the inferred CDS: inserted 2 bases in 1 codon; substituted 1 base at 1 genomic stop codon) has protein sequence MVSVVGSILMVLVIPGDVKTATISDLFILLGLPFDLWCSQPWIFGQLLCCLPHHHLSEGCTYCTTLAMESGXTVFWVTTSYFILPIICLNILYGFVGQELWRSNACLQGPKAVLQEKGHCRTFKILAVVVLAFVICSLLFPTGRIIFTNTQDTRMMVFSPXFNIFTLQLFYLSASINPILYNLISRKYRAAAYKLLLPHRAAERAFTVTKDAGGYRETSASTRNEFATSF, from the exons ATGGTCAGCGTGGTGGGCAGCATCCTGATGGTGCTGGTCATCCCTGGTGACGTGAAGACCGCCACCATCTCCGACCTGTTCATCCTCCTGGGGCTGCCCTTCGACCTCTggtgctcccagccctggaTTTTCgggcagctgctgtgctgcctcccccaccaccacctcagTGAGGGCTGCACCTATTGCACCACCCTTGCCATGGAGTCCGG CACCGTGTTCTGGGTCACCACCTCCTACTTCATCCTGCCCATCATCTGCCTCAACATCCTCTATGGCTTTGTCGGCCAGGAGCTGTGGCGGAGCAACGCCTGCCTGCAGGGCCCCAAAGCAGTCCTCCAGGAGAAGGGGCACTGCCGGACCTTCAAGATCTTGG CTGTGGTGGTTCTGGCCTTTGTAATTTGCTCATTGCTTTTCCCCACTGGCAGGATCATATTTACAAACACCCAGGACACCAGGATGATGGTGTTCTCCCCGTAGTTTAATATATTCACTCTGCAGCTTTTCTACCTAAGTGCATCCATCAACCCTATCCTCTACAACCTCATTTCAAGGAAGTACAGGGCAGCAGCCTACAAGCTGCTGTTGCCACACCGAGCTGCAGAAAGGGctttcacagtaacaaaagatGCTGGTGGCTACAGGGAGACCAGTGCTAGCACAAGAAACGAGTTTGCCACCAGCTTctga
- the CDADC1 gene encoding cytidine and dCMP deaminase domain-containing protein 1 — MHGAEEAVAAGGPRVRAASTQTDSMAGQMPRLSKVNLFTLFSLWMELFPSAEQQKKSQVKKSGLVVVKNMKIIGLHCSSTDLHAGQIALIKHGSRLKNCDLYFSRKPCSTCLKMIVNAGVNRISYWPADPEISLQNEVSSPMTTDDAKLDAKAVERLKSNSRARVCVLLQPLVCYMMQFVEETSTKFDFIQKIAKSQPDSNTDFYTTCRQERIKEYESLFLISNEETHKQILMTIGLENLCENPYFSNLRQNMKDLVLVLATVAASVPVFGCFGFYNSESWQTNETDHQGLSQEIARHCMIQARLLAYRTEDHKTGVGAIIWAEEKSRSCDGTGPMYFVGCGYNAFPVGSEYADFPHMDDKQKDREIRKFRYIIHAEQNALTFRCREIKPDERSMIFVTKCPCDECVPLIKGAGIKQIYAGDVDAGKKKADISYMKFGELEGVSKFTWQLNPLHTNALDFHEPTARENGVQKTKSLDDQQHQNKKLCLGHC, encoded by the exons ATGCACGGCGCAGAGGAAGCGGTGGCGGCCGGGGGGCCGCGGGTGAGGGCGGCGAGCACGCAGACCGACAGCATGgccg GTCAAATGCCAAGACTTTCTAAGGTGAATCTTTTTACTTTGTTCAGTCTCTGGATGGAGCTCTTTCCCTCGGCCGAGCAACAGAAAAAATCACAG gTAAAGAAGAGTGGTCTAGTTGTGGTGAAAAACATGAAGATTATCGGTCTTCATTGTTCCAGTACAGACTTGCATGCTGGCCAGATTGCACTCATTAAACACGGATCAAGGCTTAAAAACTgtgatctttatttttccagaaaaccaTGTTcaacttgtttaaaaatgatTGTAAACG CTGGGGTGAACAGGATTTCTTACTGGCCTGCAGATCCTGAAATCAGCTTGCAGAATGAGGTGTCCAGTCCCATGACTACTGATGATGCAAAGCTAGATGCCAAAGCAGTAGAAAGACTGAAGTCAAATAGTCGTgctcgtgtgtgtgtgttgcttCAGCCCTTGGTGTGCTATATGATGCAATTTGTTGAAGAAACTTCCACGAAATTTGATTTTAttcaaaaaatagcaaaatctcAGCCTGACTCAAATACTGACTTTTATACTACATGTAGACAAGAGAGGATAAAAGAGTATGAAAGTTTATTCCTAATTTCAAATGAGGAAACACACAAGCAAATATTGATGACAATAGGACTGGAGAACCTCTGTGAAAATCCGTACTTCAGCAACCTTAGGCAAAATATGAAAGATCTTGTCTTGGTCTTGGCAACAGTGGCTGCCAGTGTCCCTGTCTTCGGCTGCTTTGGATTTTACAACAGCGAATCATGgcaaacaaatgaaacagaCCATCAGGGTTTGTCCCAGGAAATTGCAAGGCACTGTATGATACAAGCCAGACTACTTGCATACCGGACAG AGGATCATAAAACAGGAGTTGGAGCTATTATTtgggcagaagaaaaatca AGAAGCTGTGATGGAACGGGACCAATGTATTTTGTAGGCTGTGGTTACAATGCCTTTCCTGTTGGATCTGAATATGCTGATTTTCCACACATGGATGATAAACAAAAGGATCGGGAAATCAGAAAGTTCAGATACATTATACATGCGGAGCAGAACGCCTTGACATTCAG GTGTCGAGAAATAAAGCCAGATGAGAGAAGCATGATATTTGTGACGAAATGTCCATGTGACGAATGTGTCCCTTTAATCAAAGGGGCTGGTATCAAGCAGATTTATGCAGGAGATGTTGatgctggaaaaaagaaagcagacatATCCTATATGAAGTTTGGGGAACTTGAGGGTGTAAGCAAATTTACA TGGCAACTAAATCCATTGCACACTAATGCCCTTGATTTTCATGAGCCCACAGCCAGGGAAA atggGGTCCAGAAAACGAAATCACTAGATGACCAGCAGCACCAAAACAAGAAACTGTGTCTTGGTCACTGTTGA